GCGCGGCCGCCTGTCGCCCTCCGGTGTGAGGCGGGCGGAGCCGATCATCCGGCGCGCCGCGCTCCACAGACGGCGCAGTGTCGGACCGGCTCCCGACTTCCGAGGAAGTTCCCCATGCCCCGTACCGCGATTGCTCGTACCGCGGCTCCTCCCCTTCTGACCTCCCCTGTCTCCCCTGTCTCCGCCGGATCCGCCGGATCCGCCGGATCTCCCATCTCCCGGGTCGCCGACAGCGACCGGCGGCGCACCAGCGCGAGTGTGATCCTGCGGTCCGTGCTGGAGCACGGGCCGGTCGCGCGCTCCACCATCGCCCGGCTGACCGGGCTGTCCCCGGCCTCCGTCACCGACCACTGCGCCCGGCTGGCCGGGCTCGGGCTGATCCGGGAGGCGGCCGTGCCCCGGCGCAGCAACGGGGTGGGCCGGCCGCACGTCCCGGTGGATCTGGACGACTCGCGGTTCGTGGTGGGCGGGGTGCATGTGGCCGTGCCGTACACGACGGTCGCGTTGCTGGATCTGCGCGGGCGGGTGGTGGCGGAGCGGCGGCTCGCGCACGGGTCCGTCGAGCCGGCCGAGGTGCTGGCGCGGGCCGCCGACGGGCTGGGCGCGCTGCTGGGCGAGGCCCGCGGCTGCCGGGCCCTGGGGGTGGGCGTGGCCGTGGGCGGCTGGGTGGACCGGGATTCGGGGACCGTGGTCGAGCATCCGCTGCTGGGCTGGCGGGACGTGCCGGTGCGGGAGACGGTCGGCGCGCGCACGGGCCTGCCGGTCCAGGTGGACGGGCACGCGCGGGCGCTGGTCAACGCGGAGCGGCTGTTCGGGCGGGCGCGCGGCAGCCGCAGCGTGCTGCATCTGTTCGTCGGGAACGTGGTCGACGCCGCGTTCGCCACCCATGACGAGGTGCATCACGGGCCGCGTTCGCAGGCGGGCGCGATCGCGCATCTGCCGTTGGCCGGCGGCGTCGAGCCCTGCGCCTGCGGGCGGGTGGGCTGCCTCCAGGTGGAGCTGAGCGAGCGGACGCTGTGCCGGCGGGCCCGGGAGGCCGGGGTGATCGACGGGGTGAACCCGATGCACGTGGTCGCCGCCGCGAAGGCCGGTAACGCGGTGGCCGCGGGGCTGCTGCGGGAACGGGCGCGGATGGTGGGGCGGGCGGCCGGGCTGCTGCTGGACGTGCTCAACCCGGAGAGCGTCGTCGTCACCGAGGTCGGGGTGATGTACCGGGAGGACTGCCTGGCCGCGTTGCGGGAGGAGGTCGGGGCGGGGCGCTCGGCCGCCGTCTCACCGAGCAGTTTCCCCGACTCCGTGCTGGCGATGGCGGGCGGGGCGGTCGCCCTGGACGTGCTCTACCGGGATCCGCTGGACGTGTCACCCGCGCTGACTTAATTCAGAAACTCCGAATGTTGACAGCCCTTGCGCGGGGACGGGAACATTCTTCTATGGACAGGAACATCCTTCTCGTGAGCTGTCGCACTCTCTGTTGCTGACGCTGTTGCCGACGCCCCGGCGCACCGGGCGCGCGTCGCACTTCCTCCTGTCTTCCCCTGTGTGAATTCCTTTCTCCGGCCTTGCCGTGCCCGGAATTCTCTGCGTCGTTTCCATCTGCCTTCCGTCTGCATTTCTCCGTTTCCCCCTGGGGGTTCTCCCATGCCCGTTTCCGTTGCGTCCGGTTCCGGTGTCGACCGGCGCCTCTTCCTCGCCTCCCTGCTCGGCGCCGCCGCCGGTGTCGCCGGGCTCAGCGGCTGCGCCGAGAGCAGTGCCGCCACCGGAAGCGGGGGCGCCTCGGCGGCTCCGCTCGCCGACAAGGTGCCCGCCGGCACGAGCCTGAAGATCTCCTCCTATCTGAATGTGCAGCAGTTGGAGTTCAAGCTGGCGAAGCTGCCCAAGTTGCCGTTCACGGTCTCGAGTTGGGTGAACATCGGGGCCGGTCCCGATGTCATCAACGCCTTCCGCGCGAAATCCCTGGACCTCGCCAACAACGCGGGCATTCCGCCGATCCAGGCGCACTACCAGGGCTTCGCCGCGAAAATCGTCGCGATCAACGTGACGCGCAAGCCGAACTACCTGTTCGCCACCAAGCCCGGCAGCGACATCCACAGCGTCCAGGACTTCCGTGGAAAGAAGCTGGCGTTCTCGCAGGGCCAGGCACAGGGCGTCGTCCTGCTGCGGGCGTTGAAGGAGGCCGGGCTGAAGTACGACGACGTGAAGCTCGTCCCGCTGACCAGCAACCAGTTCCTCACCGCCCTGCAGTCCGGCCAGGTGGACATCGCCCCGCTGGCCAACAGCCAGTCGCCGGCGTACCTGAAGCAGTACGCGTCCCAGGGCGCCCGCGCCATCACCACCGACGTCGTCGACCTGCTCAACCTGCTGTGGGCGCCGGTGTCGGTGCTCAACGACGGCGCGAAGGCGGCCGCGATCGCCGCGTACATCCCGCAGTGGGCGCAGGGCCAGGTGTGGCAGTACGAGAACCCGGACGTCTGGAACGAGGAGTTCTACGTCAAGACGCAGAACCTGACCCTCGCCCAGGCCGAGTCGATCACCGCGCTCGCCAACAAGCCTTTGTTCCCGCCCAGTTGGGACGAGGCGGTGCAGTGGGAGCAGGAGACCGCCGATCTGCTCGCGGAGGGCGGCTTCGTGAAGAAGTTCACGGTCGACTCGCTCTTCGACCGGCGCTTCGAGGGCATCGCCGCGAAGGCCGTGCCGGCGGAGTACCGGAAGTGACCGCCGTGACCACGACCTCGACCTCCGCCGCGACCTCGACCTCGACCTCGACCACGGCCACGCCCGCCGTCGCCGGAGAGAAGCAGGACGGAACGCGGGACGGAACGCGGGACGCGCCCCGGGACGTACGGCGCAGGCGTCGCGGTCTCGCCCCCGGCCGGCGGCTGCCCGCCGCCCGGCTCGTCGGACCGCTGGTGCTGATCGCCCTGTGGGCCGCCGCCTCCGCCGCCGGACGGCTGGACCCCGGCGCGATCCCCGCCCCCTGGACGGTGGCGCGGACCGGCGTCCATCTGTGGACCGACGGAACGCTGCCGACCGACGTCCTCACCTCGCTGGAGCGTGCCGCGTACGGCTTCGCGATCGGCCTGACCGCCGGAGTGGTGCTCGCGCTGGCGTCCGGGCTCACCCGGACCGGGGAGGCGCTGATCGACGGGACGGTGCAGCTCAACCGGGCGATCCCGACCCTCGGTCTGATCCCGCTGTTCATCCTCTGGCTGGGCATCGGCGAGACGTTCAAGATCGCGATCATCGCCATCGTCGTCTACATCCCGATCTACCTCAACACGCATGCCGCGCTCTCCGGCATCGACCACCGGTTCGTCGAACTCGCCGAGGTGCAGGGGCTGTCCCGGCTCCAGTTCGTCCGGCAGATCGTGATCCCCGGCGCGCTGCCCGGCTTCTTCGTCGGGCTGCGGCTCGGGGTGACCGGCTCCTGGCTCGGCCTGGTGGTCCTGGAGCAGATCAACGCCACCAGCGGCCTCGGCTATCTGATGTTCCAGGCCCAGAACTACGGCCAGTCGGACGTCATCCTCGTCGGCCTCCTCATCTACGGCGTCTTCGGCCTCGCCTCCGACAGCGCGGTCCGGCTCATCGAACGGAGGGTGCTGTCATGGCGCCGCACACTGAGCAGCTGACCCGACCGACCGTCCGACTCCAGGACCTGACCCGGTCGTTCGACGGCCGTACGGTCCTCGACGGCATCGACCTCGACCTCCCCGCCGGGCAGTTCACCGCCCTGCTCGGGCACAGCGGCTCCGGCAAGAGCACCCTGCTGCGGGCCATCGCGGGCCTCGACCACGAGGTCGTCGGCAGTGGGCGGCTGGAAGCTCCCGAAAGGGTGTCGGTCGTCTTCCAGGACTCGCGGCTGCTGCCCTGGCGGCGCGTCCTCGACAACGTGCTCCTCGGCACGAACGGCAAGGAGGCGGCCGAACGGGGCCGTGCCGCACTCGCCGAGGTCGGGCTCGCCGGCCGCGAGCGGGCCTGGCCCAACGAACTGTCCGGCGGCGAGGCCCAGCGCGCCGCCCTGGCCCGCTCCCTGGTCCGCGAACCCGAACTCCTCCTCGCCGACGAGCCGTTCGGCGCCCTGGACGCCCTGACCCGGATCAGGATGCACGCCCTGCTGCGCGAGCTGTGGGAGCGCCACCGGCCCTCCGTGCTGCTCGTCACCCACGACGTGGACGAGGCGATCGTGCTCGCCGACCGGGTCCTCGTCCTCGACCACGGCCGGATCGGCCTCGACCTGACCATCGACATCCCGCACCCCCGCTCGTACCGCGACCCGCTGCTCGGCGAGTACCGCGAGCAGCTGCTGGCGGCGCTGGGCGTGACGTCGGACACCGGGTGAACGTCGGCTGTCGTGACCGTCCCTGGGGGCCGCCGCTCCCAGACCCCCGCTTCGGCCCCGAAAGGGCCTCGAACTCAAACGCCGGACAGGCTGAGAACAAACACCAAGGACACCCATGACCCGGCAACTCCACCTGAACGCCTTCCTGATGAACACCGGCCACCACGAAGCCTCCTGGCGACTGCCGGAGAGCGACCCGTACGCCCATGTCGAGCTGGCCCACTACGTCCATCTGGCCCGGATCGCCGAACGCGGCACCTTCGACTCGCTGTTCCTCGCCGACGGACCGCAGCTGTGGGGCAACATCGCCCAGCGGCCGGCCGGCGCCCTGGAGCCGCTGACGCTGCTCACCGCGCTGGCGACGGCCACCGAGCGCATCGGCCTGATCGCAACCGCGTCCACGTCCTACAACTCCCCCTACAACCTGGCCCGCAAGTTCGCCTCGCTGGACATCATCAGCGGGGGCCGGGCGGGCTGGAACATCGTGACCACGGCCGGCGCCGAGGCCGCCCGCAACTTCGGGCTCGACGCGGAGCCCGCGCACGCCGAGCGGTACGCCCGTGCCGCCGAGTTCCTCGACGTGGCCCTGAAGCTCTGGGACAGCTGGGAGGACGACGCGATCGTCGCGGACAAGGCGTCCGGCGTCTGGGGCGACGACGAGAAGATCCACCCGCCCCGGCACCAGGGGACGTACTTCAGCGTCGAGGGCGCTCTCAACGTCCCCCGTTCGCCGCAGGGTTACCCGCTGCTCGTGCAGGCGGGCTCCTCGGAGGACGGCAAGGGGTTCGCGGCCCGGTACGCGGAGGCGGTGTTCACCGCGCAGCAGACGCTGGCGGACGCGCAGGACTTCTACGCCGACCTCAAGTCCCGTACCGCGGCGGCGGGCCGGGACCCGGACCACATCAAGGTGCTGCCCGGGATCGTCCCGGTGATCGGCTCCACGGAGGCCGAGGCGCGGGCGAGCGAGCGGGTCCTGGAGGACCACATCGTGTACGCCCACGGCATCCAGCGCCTGGAACAGCTGCTGCAACTGGAGCCCGGCGTACTGGAGTTGGACGCACAGCTCCCCGCCGACCTGCCCCCGGAGAGCGCCGTCGAGGGCGCCAAGAGCCGCTACACGCTCGTGGTGGAGCTGGCCCGGCGCGAACGCCTCACCGTGCGCGAGCTGATCGGACGGCTCGGCGGCGGGCGCGGACACCTCACGTTCGCGGGCACGCCCGAGCAGGTCGCCGACGCGATCGAGACCTGGTTCACCCAGGGCGCCGCCGACGGCTTCAACATCATGCCCGCGGTGCTGCCCTCCGGCCTCGACGCCTTCGTCGACCACGTCGTCCCGATCCTGCGCAGCCGCGGCCTGCTCCGCAGCGAGTACGGCCCCCGCCAGACCCTCCGGGAGCGCTACGGCCTCCCCCGCCCCGCCAACCAGTACCTCATTCCCGCACTCGCCACGGTCTGAAAGGACGACCCCGCATGTCCATCGAGATCCGCAAGGTCACCGCGAACATAGGCGCCCAGGTCCTGGGCGTGGACATCTCCAAGCCGCTCGACGAGGAGCAGATCGCCGCGATCCGCGAGGCCCTCAACGTCCACAAGGCGCTGGTCTTCGACGACGTGCACCTCGACGACGAGGGCCAGCAGGCCTTCGCCCGGCACTTCGGCGACCTCACCACCGCCCACCCGACGGTGCCCGCCGTCGCCGACGCCCCCAACGTGCTCCCGGTCGACAGCGAACGGGGCCGCGCCAACCACTGGCACACCGACGTGACCTTCGTCCTCAACCCGCCCCAGGCCAGCACCCTGCGCAGCATCACGATCCCGCCGTACGGCGGCGAGACCCTGATCGCCAGTTCGGCAGCCGCCTACCGCGATCTGCCCGAGCCGCTGCGCGCCCTCGCCGACACCCTGTGGGCGGAGCACACCAACGACTACGACTACGCCGTGCCGGAGGAGGACGTCGACGACGAACGGGCCGCGCAGCGCGCCCAGTTCACGTCGATCAAGTACCGCACGGTCCACCCGGTCGTCCGCGTCCACCCGCTGACCGGTGAACGCGGCCTGTTCATCGGCGGGTTCGCGCAGCGGATCGTCGGTCTGTCGCCGGGCGAGTCCCGCAAGATCCTGGACCTGCTCCAGGCGTACGTGACCCGCCCGGAGAACGTCCTGCGCTGGCGCTGGTCCCCGAACCAGCTGGTCCTGTTCGACAACCGCATCACCCAGCACTACGCCATCGACAACTACGACGGTCAGCCGCGCCGTCTGAACCGGGTGACCGTCGCCGGTGACGTGCCGGCCGGCATCGAGGGCAAGGAGAGCTACTCCATCGAGGGCGACGCGTCCCACTACACCCCGGTGGCCGTGTAAGCACACTCCGTGACGGGCGTCCGCATGATGGGCAGCCTCTCCCCGGGCCGGAGAGGCTGCCCAGACTGTCGGCGTTTTGCCGCCGTCCGCCCCCGTCACGCCCCTCCCCCACGGCGGCGAGGGCCTGGGTGCACCTCTAAGCCCGTGTCCCTCTACGACCGTGCACCTCTACGACCGTGCACCTCTACGACCGTGCACCTCTACGACCGTGCACCTCTACGCCCGTGCACCTCTACGCCCGTCCGCCGGCACGCCCGTATGTCAGGGCTTGCGCCCCAGCCCCCCGTGCTGCCCGATCGGGACCGGGTCCGTGCCCGGCTCGGGGCGCCACAGCGGTACGGACACCACGCCCGGGTCCACCAGCTCCAGCCCCTCGAAGTAGCCCTCGATCTGCTCGATGGGGCGCAGGAAGTACGGGACCGCGCCGGTCTCGTTGTAGGCGTCCTGGGCCGCTTCGTAGACGGGGTCGGTGCCTCGGGAGCCGTCGTTGACCGAGAGGTAGCTGCCCGAGGGGAGGCAGGCCAGGAGGGCGCGGACCAGGTCGCGGGCGCGGTCGTAGCCGTCGACGTGGCCGAGGATGCCGCTGAGGATCAGGGCGGTGGGCCGGGTGAGGTCCAGCGTCCGGCCGGCCGCCTCGAGGATGCTCTCGGGGTCGTAGAGGTTGAGGTCCTCGTACGCCGTCCTGCCCTCCGGGCTGGAGTAGAGCAGGGCGCGGGCGTGGGCGAGGACCAGAGGGTCGTTGTCGACGTAGACGATGCGCGCGTCGGGCGCGTACCGCTGGGCGACCTCGTGGGTGTTGTCGACGGTGGGCAGGCCCGTGCCGACGTCCAGGAACTGGCGGACGCCCGCCTCCTGGACCAGGTGGCGGATGCTGCGGCCGAGGAAGGCGCGGCTGCTGCGGGCGATGGTGACGATGCCGGGGAAGACGTCGGTGTAGGCGTCGCCGGCCGCCTCGTCCACCGGGTAGTTGTCCTTGCCGCCGAGCCAGTAGTTCCAGATCCTCGCCGAGTGCGGCACCGAGGTGTCGATCTTGGTCATGGCATCCATGGTGCCCCCGCGAGCGCGGCTCGCGGGGGCGTTTCGGCGCAGCGAGTGTTACAGGTTGCTGAAGTCCGGGCCCTTGGTGCGGGTGCGCTTGATCTCGTAGAAGCCCGGGACGGAGGCGACCGCCAGGGTGCCGTCCCACAGCCGCGCGGCCTCCTCGCCCTTCGGGGCGGGGGTGACGACGGGTCCGAAGAAGGCGATCTGCTCGCCGTCGGGGCCGGGCACGGCGATGACCGGGGTGCCGACGTCCTGGCCGACCTTCTCGATGCCCTCCTTGTGGGAGGCGCGCAGCTCGGCGTCGAACTCGAAGTCCTCCTGCTCGGCGTAGTCGATCAGGTCGGCGGGCAGCCCGGCGTCCGCGAGCGCGCCGGCGATGGCCTCCAGGGTCGGGCCCTCGCCGTTGTTGTGGAAGCGGGTGCCGAGCGCGGTGTAGAGCGGGCCCAGGACCTCGGCGCCGTGCTTCTGCCAGGCCGCGGTCACCACGCGGACCGGCTTCCAGGCCTTGGTCGCGAGCAGCTCGCGGTACTCCTCGGGCAGCTCGTCGATCTTGGGCTCGTTGAGCACCGCCAGGCTCATGACGTGCCAGCGGATCTCGATGTCCCGGACCTTCTCCACTTCCAGCACCCACCGGGACGTCATCCAGGCCCAGGGGCAAAGCGGGTCGAACCAGAAGTCCACGGGGGTCTTGGCGGGCGTGGTCGCGGTCTCGGACATGACTCTCCTCGGAATACGGCCGTTTCCCGGTGGCAACACCGGCCCTCCCCACCCCATTCCCGACTGCCCGGTGTCAGGGGCACATGGCAGGATCGGGCCTGTCCACATGCCGATTCACCATCCGAGGGAGCTGCTCCGTGCCCGGTGAGAACCTGTCCCGCGACGAGGCCCGGGAGCGGGCCGCCCTGCTCTCCGTAGACGGGTACGACGTGTCCCTCGACCTGCGCTCCGCCGTGGGCGAGCCCGCCGCGGGCGAGGGCACGGCTGAGGGGACGCGCACCTTCCGCTCGGTCACCACGCTCCGGTTCCGCTGCGCCGAGCCGGGCGCGTCGAGCTTCGCGGACCTGATCGCGCCGAGCGTCACGGCCGTGTCGCTCAACGGCAGGGACCTCGACCCGAGCGAGGTCTTCGACGGCTCCCGGATCCTCCTGGAGGACCTGGCCGCCGAGAACGAGCTGATCGTCGACGCCCGGTGCGCCTACTCCCGCACCGGCGAGGGCCTGCACCGCTTCGTCGACCCGGAGGACGGCGAGGTCTACCTCTACACGCAGTACGAGCCGGCCGACGCCCGGCGGGTCTTCGCGAACTTCGAGCAGCCCGACCTCAAGGCCCCGTTCCGCTTCGAGGTGCGGGCGCCGGAGGGCTGGACGGTGTGGAGCAACGGGGTCGGCTCGCAGGCCGACGGGGTGTGGCGGTTCGCCGAGACGAAGCCCATCTCGACGTACATCACGTGCGTGGTCGCGGGCCCGTACCACTACGTCACGGACTCCTACTCCCGCGACCTCGGCGACGGCACGACGCTGGAGATCCCCCTCGGCGCGATGTGCCGCAAGGGTCTGGCGCCCTACTTCGAGGCCGACGACGTCTTCCTGATCACCAAGCAGGGCCTGGACTTCTTCCACGACCACTTCGACTACCCGTACCCCTTCGGGAAGTACGACCAGGCGTTCGTGCCCGAGTACAACCTGGGGGCGATGGAGAACCCGGGGCTGGTGACCTTCCGCGAGGAGTACATCTTCCGGGGCAAGGTGACGCGGTCGTCGTACGAGGGCCGGGCGAACGTCATCCTGCACGAGATGGCGCACATGTGGTTCGGCGACCTGGTCACCATGGAGTGGTGGGACGACCTGTGGCTGAAGGAGTCCTTCGCCGACTTCATGGGCGCCTTCTCCCTCGTCGGGGCGACCCGTTTCACCGACGGCTGGATCACCTTCGCCAACCGCCGCAAGGCCTGGGCCTACCGCGCCGACCAGCTCCCCTCCACCCACCCGGTCACCGCCGACATCCGCGACCTCCAGGACGCCAAGCTCAACTTCGACGGCATCACCTACGCCAAGGGCGCGTCGGTGCTGAAGCAGCTGGTGGCCTACGTCGGCCAGGACGCGTTCCTCGAAGGCGCCCGCCGCTACTTCAAGCGGCACGCGTACGGCAACACCCGGCTCGGCGATCTGCTGGCGGTCCTCGCGGAGACCAGCGGGCGGGACATGGGCGCCTGGGCGCGGGCATGGCTGCAGACCGCGGGCGTGAACTCGCTGACCCCGCAGGTGCTGCTGGACCCGGAGGGCAGGGTCAGCGAGCTGGCGGTGCTCCAGGACGCGGCCGCCTCGCATCCGGAGCTGCGTCCGCACCGCGTGGCGATCGGGCTGTACCGGTCCGAGAAGGGCCGCCTGGTGCGGTACGCGCGGGCCGAGACGGACGTCGACGGGGCGCGTACGGTCGTGACGGAGCTGGCCGGAGCGCAGGCGCCCGAGCTGGTGCTGGTCAACGACGACGACCTCACGTACTGCAAGATCCGCTTCGACGGAACGTCCCTGGAGACGCTGCGCTCGTCCCTGGGCGACGTCACCGACCCGCTGGCCCGCGCCCTGTGCTGGTCGGCGCTGTGGAACATGACCCGCGACGCGCTGCTGCCGGCCCGGGACTTCGTGGACCTGGTGCTGCGGTTCGCGGGGCGCGAGTCCGACATCGGCGTGCTGCAGATGCTGCACGCGTGGGCGGAGTCGGCGCTGGTGCACTACGCGGCCCCGCAGTGGCGGGAGACGGGCGACCGGCTGCTGGCCGAGGGCGCGCTGACCGAGCTGCGGGCGGCCGAGCCGGGCAGCGAGCACCAGCTGGCGTGGGCGCGGTTCTTCGCGTCGGCGGCCGCGCGCGGGTCCGACTTCGACCTGCTGCGGGGGCTGCTGGACGGCACGGCGAAGATCGACGGGCTGACGGTGGACCAGGAGCTGCGCTGGGCGTTCCTGTCGCCGCTGGCCGCGCACGGGGTCGCGGACGAGGCCGTGCTCGCCGCCGAACTGGCCCGCGACGACACCGCGTCCGGCAAGCGCCACCAGGTCCGCTGCCTCGCCGCCCGCCCCTCGGCGGCGGTCAAGGCACAGGCGTGGGCCCAGCTCGTCGAGTCGGACGCGCTGTCCAACGCGCTGGTGGAGGCGACGATCGCGGGCTTCGCCCAGCCCTCCCAGCGGGAGCTGCTCGCGCCGTACGCGGAGAGGTACTTCGGGTCGATCGAGCGCATCTGGGCCGAGCGGTCCATCCAGATCGCGATGCACGTGGTCAAGGGCCTCTTCCCGTCCCTCCAGGACTCCCCCGACACTCTGGCGGCGACGGACGCCTGGCTCGCGGCACACGAGTCGGCGGCCCCGGCGCTGAGGCGGCTGGTGCTGGAGGCGCGGGACGACCTGGCACGGGGGTTGCGTGGACAGTCGTGCGACGGGGAGGCGGGCGAGGCGGCGGGCGAGTAGGAGGCGGCGGCAGGCCGAGATCCCTGGCCGTTCACCAGCCGCTCATCAGCCGATCTTTGGCCGATCTTTGGCCATGGATTGGGCCGACGGTCACCGTTACGCAATTCAGGCAATCGGAACCGTAACCCCTGGCGCCCCTCTCCGGGACCAGGGGTTTTCCGCCCCTACTCGGCATCCGAACAACCGTCCTTTAGGGCGAGCTTGTCCCGATTTGTCGACGGGCGTGTAACAGCGGTTAGAGGGCGGATCCGACGCGGAATCCCCGTTGCATGACCCACAACACCCCGTGCCCCTCGCCCTCCCCGACCTCCCCCCGCACCGTCCGCCACCTCTCGGACGTACAGCGCCGCGTCACCACGGCGGCCCGACTCCGCTCCCGCGGCGTCTCCGCGGCCGAGGCAAGCGAGCAGTGCCGTCCCGGCGGTCCGTGGCAGCAGCTCCTCCCGGGCGTGTTCCTGCTCCACGCCGGCCCGCCGACCAGCGAGGAGCGGCTGCACGCGGTGCTGATGTACGCCGCCCGCGAGACGTCCGCACCGGCCGGGGTGCCCGTCCAGCCGGAGTCCGACGGACCGCACCGCCCGGTGTACAAGGAAGCGATGATCACCGGCCTGGCGGCCCTCACCCTCCACGGCCTCACCTCCGCGCCCCCGCTCCTGTCCCTGGAGCACATCGACGTCCTGGTGCCGCGGCTGCGCCGGCTGCGCTCGGCGGGCTGCGCACACGTCGTCCGCGCGGCGAGCCTGCCGACTCCCGAGCAGGCGACGGGAGTTCCGGTCGCCCCCGTGCCGCGCGCCCTGGCCGACGCGGTGTCCCAGCTGACCGAAGCGGGAACGGTTCGGC
This window of the Streptomyces sp. NBC_01275 genome carries:
- a CDS encoding DsbA family protein → MSETATTPAKTPVDFWFDPLCPWAWMTSRWVLEVEKVRDIEIRWHVMSLAVLNEPKIDELPEEYRELLATKAWKPVRVVTAAWQKHGAEVLGPLYTALGTRFHNNGEGPTLEAIAGALADAGLPADLIDYAEQEDFEFDAELRASHKEGIEKVGQDVGTPVIAVPGPDGEQIAFFGPVVTPAPKGEEAARLWDGTLAVASVPGFYEIKRTRTKGPDFSNL
- a CDS encoding SAM-dependent methyltransferase, producing the protein MTKIDTSVPHSARIWNYWLGGKDNYPVDEAAGDAYTDVFPGIVTIARSSRAFLGRSIRHLVQEAGVRQFLDVGTGLPTVDNTHEVAQRYAPDARIVYVDNDPLVLAHARALLYSSPEGRTAYEDLNLYDPESILEAAGRTLDLTRPTALILSGILGHVDGYDRARDLVRALLACLPSGSYLSVNDGSRGTDPVYEAAQDAYNETGAVPYFLRPIEQIEGYFEGLELVDPGVVSVPLWRPEPGTDPVPIGQHGGLGRKP
- a CDS encoding TauD/TfdA family dioxygenase, with the translated sequence MSIEIRKVTANIGAQVLGVDISKPLDEEQIAAIREALNVHKALVFDDVHLDDEGQQAFARHFGDLTTAHPTVPAVADAPNVLPVDSERGRANHWHTDVTFVLNPPQASTLRSITIPPYGGETLIASSAAAYRDLPEPLRALADTLWAEHTNDYDYAVPEEDVDDERAAQRAQFTSIKYRTVHPVVRVHPLTGERGLFIGGFAQRIVGLSPGESRKILDLLQAYVTRPENVLRWRWSPNQLVLFDNRITQHYAIDNYDGQPRRLNRVTVAGDVPAGIEGKESYSIEGDASHYTPVAV
- the pepN gene encoding aminopeptidase N; translated protein: MPGENLSRDEARERAALLSVDGYDVSLDLRSAVGEPAAGEGTAEGTRTFRSVTTLRFRCAEPGASSFADLIAPSVTAVSLNGRDLDPSEVFDGSRILLEDLAAENELIVDARCAYSRTGEGLHRFVDPEDGEVYLYTQYEPADARRVFANFEQPDLKAPFRFEVRAPEGWTVWSNGVGSQADGVWRFAETKPISTYITCVVAGPYHYVTDSYSRDLGDGTTLEIPLGAMCRKGLAPYFEADDVFLITKQGLDFFHDHFDYPYPFGKYDQAFVPEYNLGAMENPGLVTFREEYIFRGKVTRSSYEGRANVILHEMAHMWFGDLVTMEWWDDLWLKESFADFMGAFSLVGATRFTDGWITFANRRKAWAYRADQLPSTHPVTADIRDLQDAKLNFDGITYAKGASVLKQLVAYVGQDAFLEGARRYFKRHAYGNTRLGDLLAVLAETSGRDMGAWARAWLQTAGVNSLTPQVLLDPEGRVSELAVLQDAAASHPELRPHRVAIGLYRSEKGRLVRYARAETDVDGARTVVTELAGAQAPELVLVNDDDLTYCKIRFDGTSLETLRSSLGDVTDPLARALCWSALWNMTRDALLPARDFVDLVLRFAGRESDIGVLQMLHAWAESALVHYAAPQWRETGDRLLAEGALTELRAAEPGSEHQLAWARFFASAAARGSDFDLLRGLLDGTAKIDGLTVDQELRWAFLSPLAAHGVADEAVLAAELARDDTASGKRHQVRCLAARPSAAVKAQAWAQLVESDALSNALVEATIAGFAQPSQRELLAPYAERYFGSIERIWAERSIQIAMHVVKGLFPSLQDSPDTLAATDAWLAAHESAAPALRRLVLEARDDLARGLRGQSCDGEAGEAAGE
- a CDS encoding ABC transporter permease, whose translation is MTTTSTSAATSTSTSTTATPAVAGEKQDGTRDGTRDAPRDVRRRRRGLAPGRRLPAARLVGPLVLIALWAAASAAGRLDPGAIPAPWTVARTGVHLWTDGTLPTDVLTSLERAAYGFAIGLTAGVVLALASGLTRTGEALIDGTVQLNRAIPTLGLIPLFILWLGIGETFKIAIIAIVVYIPIYLNTHAALSGIDHRFVELAEVQGLSRLQFVRQIVIPGALPGFFVGLRLGVTGSWLGLVVLEQINATSGLGYLMFQAQNYGQSDVILVGLLIYGVFGLASDSAVRLIERRVLSWRRTLSS
- a CDS encoding ABC transporter ATP-binding protein, which produces MAPHTEQLTRPTVRLQDLTRSFDGRTVLDGIDLDLPAGQFTALLGHSGSGKSTLLRAIAGLDHEVVGSGRLEAPERVSVVFQDSRLLPWRRVLDNVLLGTNGKEAAERGRAALAEVGLAGRERAWPNELSGGEAQRAALARSLVREPELLLADEPFGALDALTRIRMHALLRELWERHRPSVLLVTHDVDEAIVLADRVLVLDHGRIGLDLTIDIPHPRSYRDPLLGEYREQLLAALGVTSDTG
- a CDS encoding LLM class flavin-dependent oxidoreductase; amino-acid sequence: MTRQLHLNAFLMNTGHHEASWRLPESDPYAHVELAHYVHLARIAERGTFDSLFLADGPQLWGNIAQRPAGALEPLTLLTALATATERIGLIATASTSYNSPYNLARKFASLDIISGGRAGWNIVTTAGAEAARNFGLDAEPAHAERYARAAEFLDVALKLWDSWEDDAIVADKASGVWGDDEKIHPPRHQGTYFSVEGALNVPRSPQGYPLLVQAGSSEDGKGFAARYAEAVFTAQQTLADAQDFYADLKSRTAAAGRDPDHIKVLPGIVPVIGSTEAEARASERVLEDHIVYAHGIQRLEQLLQLEPGVLELDAQLPADLPPESAVEGAKSRYTLVVELARRERLTVRELIGRLGGGRGHLTFAGTPEQVADAIETWFTQGAADGFNIMPAVLPSGLDAFVDHVVPILRSRGLLRSEYGPRQTLRERYGLPRPANQYLIPALATV
- a CDS encoding ABC transporter substrate-binding protein — its product is MPVSVASGSGVDRRLFLASLLGAAAGVAGLSGCAESSAATGSGGASAAPLADKVPAGTSLKISSYLNVQQLEFKLAKLPKLPFTVSSWVNIGAGPDVINAFRAKSLDLANNAGIPPIQAHYQGFAAKIVAINVTRKPNYLFATKPGSDIHSVQDFRGKKLAFSQGQAQGVVLLRALKEAGLKYDDVKLVPLTSNQFLTALQSGQVDIAPLANSQSPAYLKQYASQGARAITTDVVDLLNLLWAPVSVLNDGAKAAAIAAYIPQWAQGQVWQYENPDVWNEEFYVKTQNLTLAQAESITALANKPLFPPSWDEAVQWEQETADLLAEGGFVKKFTVDSLFDRRFEGIAAKAVPAEYRK
- a CDS encoding ROK family protein — translated: MPRTAIARTAAPPLLTSPVSPVSAGSAGSAGSPISRVADSDRRRTSASVILRSVLEHGPVARSTIARLTGLSPASVTDHCARLAGLGLIREAAVPRRSNGVGRPHVPVDLDDSRFVVGGVHVAVPYTTVALLDLRGRVVAERRLAHGSVEPAEVLARAADGLGALLGEARGCRALGVGVAVGGWVDRDSGTVVEHPLLGWRDVPVRETVGARTGLPVQVDGHARALVNAERLFGRARGSRSVLHLFVGNVVDAAFATHDEVHHGPRSQAGAIAHLPLAGGVEPCACGRVGCLQVELSERTLCRRAREAGVIDGVNPMHVVAAAKAGNAVAAGLLRERARMVGRAAGLLLDVLNPESVVVTEVGVMYREDCLAALREEVGAGRSAAVSPSSFPDSVLAMAGGAVALDVLYRDPLDVSPALT